One Monomorium pharaonis isolate MP-MQ-018 chromosome 4, ASM1337386v2, whole genome shotgun sequence DNA segment encodes these proteins:
- the LOC105830161 gene encoding peroxiredoxin: MFRLLASLRVRGETLITTATSLLAKTDSTSLTKNARNFTVSSKLFGDWPQIQKPAPDFSGTAVVKGDFKEIKLSDYKGKYVVLFFYPLDFTFVCPTEIIAFSEKISEFEALNTQVIGVSTDSHFSHLAWINTPRKQGGLGGDLGYPLLSDFNKIISSNYNVLLQDSGIALRGLFIIDKEGVLRQFCVNDLPVGRSVEETLRLIKAFQFVEKHGEVCPANWQPDSKTIKPNPKDSKQYFESVN; this comes from the exons atgtttcGATTACTCGCTTCGCTGCGTGTACGAGGTGAAACATTG ATTACTACTGCAACTAGTTTGCTGGCAAAAACTGACAGTACATCGTTGACGAAAAATGCTCGTAATTTTACAGTAAGTTCAAAACTATTTGGCGATTGGCCACAGATTCAGAAACCCGCCCCGGATTTTTCTGGTACTGCGGTAGTTAAAGGTGACTTCAAGGAAATCAAATTGAGCGACTACAAAGGAAAATACgttgttttgtttttctatCCATTAGattt tacATTTGTTTGTCCAACGGAAATAATTGCATTTAGTGAAAAGATCTCAGAGTTTGAAGCTCTGAATACACAAGTGATCGGAGTGTCAACAGATTCTCACTTCAGTCATCTAGCATGGATTAACACCCCGAGGAAACAAGGTGGCCTGGGAGGAGATTTGGGTTATCCTCTTTTGAGTGATTTTAATAAGATCATATCAAGTAACTATAATGTTTTACTGCAAGATTCGGGTATTGCACTCAGAGGTCTCTTTATCATAGACAAGGAAGGAGTTCTTCGACAGTTTTGCGTCAATGATCTCCCAGTTGGCAGGAGTGTCGAAGAGACATTGAGATTGATTAAGGCTTTCCAGTTTGTTGAGAAACATGGTGAGGTATGTCCTGCAAACTGGCAACCAGATTCCAAAACCATCAAACCGAACCCAAAAGATAGCAAACAATACTTTGAATCGGTTAATTAA